Genomic window (Musa acuminata AAA Group cultivar baxijiao chromosome BXJ1-9, Cavendish_Baxijiao_AAA, whole genome shotgun sequence):
AAATGAATTCATTATCCAGTTCACTAACCTGGGCAGGTGATATTGCATATGCATTGAGACTGCAATCAATATAATAGCAGCTGACATGCAAATCTTCTCCCTGTAACATAACCAGAAAAGAATTAAACGTCAGTCACAAGAAGAACAAAGCTATTGATTAAGATGTTCACTACAgttttattatgtttctattataacaAATATCAATTCACAGGATTAATATAGTTACTAAggtaagataaaataattaactaatAAAAGAAGAGGGAATGTTTTCTCCACAAAAGagaagtttttttttgttttatagaaAAAGTCCAGCCTGATGAGAATCACAAAGACCCTAGTTACACATCACATTTTGTATCCAAGCAAAACAGTGCAACATAAAACCTCTATATACAGCAGAGCTTTTCAAGTAGATAACCCAAAGCTGATCATATACTCGAATATTTGACATAatacatctttattttttttaaaacatgaagATATATTAGTATGACTAACTGTCACATATCATTTCAAACAACAAATATCAAACGCATTAGACCAAGGATTAAAAAACCGGTCTTAGTACTTAATCGTACTTAAtttaaaatctttattttttaagattTGTCCCATAactcaaaattaaatttgatttcaTTTAAACATCCATCAATCAAAACAATATTAACAACGAATAACATACACCATGAAGGTATATTCTGCAAATAACTAATAAGTTCCTTTATTACCAATTAAAAAAATAAGTATTAAAGGAAGATCCTTAATGTAATCCTATAGTAATAGAGGTTTATTATTATCTAACAGATAATAATCCAATTTAATAGTTAATAAATATAATGTCAAAAAATACTTAACCCAATTTAATAGATCATTATTGTCAATTTGGCAAAGTACCAATTTAAATGTATCCAAGGTAAGCAGAAAATCACAACATGCACATGCTTAAATCAAATTATAATGCTAATGTTTCATGTAATTTATGTAAATCATCTATTGGCAAGAATTCTTGCAAAGAGTATATCTGCTTAAAATCAAATTCTCACGAGTAGATTTGATGAGCGCAACTGTTCTCAAGTTGATTATTTCTTTTTTGCAAGGTTTGCCATTTTGGGTATCGGACCGATTTCGAAGATTTGTTGGTACAGTACGTACCAGACTACCAATCTATACTGGTGTACCGATACATGTTATGCAAGTGTGTGCCAACGAGGACTCATGCAAGCCATGTCTCGGTGATGGGTCTGATTGGTATATACCGCCCCGTGCCGTACTGACTCAGGCGGTACAGTGAACCTTAATTTTTCACGCTAAGTTGTTTACCTAAGAGGAAGTTTAATCCCTGCCTCATATTGTACCAAACCAAGGCCTGAATATTACAACATCAGCACTCATAAAATAAAAACGTTCAATAATACAGAAAAACATTAACAAGCCAACTTGTTGACCATATAGACCATAACTACTAGTCAACACAAACTAAGCTCAAGCCCTAAACTTCTTAAAATTCCCTACAAGGTAATgtatataatgataaaaataaacttaacccAATTTAACATATCATTATTATCATTTGGGCACAGTAGGTAGCAGTCTAAATGTATCCAAGGTAAACAGAAAATTACACCATGCACATACTTATAGCAAATTACATCATCAAAGAAATCCTCAAAGAAATAACAACCATCCTGTacatcatcaaaaataaaaaccAATTCAACCCTTATCTGATAAATAAAACCCTCAAGGAAACAACAATAAACCTGTTACATAATCAAGAAAACCACAAAGAAAGAACCATCGAGCTGTATACGATGGCAAAACcctcaagaaaaaagaaaataagaagCAGTATATGATCAATAAACCCCGCACAGAAACAATAATAAACCTGTTACATTATGAAGAAAACCTCAAAGAAAGAACAATCGAGCTGTATCGGATGGCAAAACCCTCGAGCAAAAAAGAACAGGCAACCTGTATATGATCAAGAACCGATCGTGCAGAGTTCAACGAGATGCCACGCTCCGCAGACGGGCCACCGCAGATGATCCCGACCCTCAGaggccttcccttctcctcttcctcctcctgctgCCTCACTATCTTCGCCTCCTCGACCGCAGATCGAAGGGCTCCCAGGCGAGCACCTAACTCCGCCGACACAAGGCTCCTCGACACGCGCGTGGAGCATCCAAGAATGGGGGAAGAACCGCACGCTGAGTTCAGAAGCGAAATTTTGGAACCGGCGGGGGTCTTCTTGAGGCAGCGAGAGGCGTCCTCGAAGAAACCGCGGTACAGGAGGCAGGGGCGGGATAGGGAAGCCATTAACGGGAAGCGGAGGTCTTCCAGGAGATCAATCTGACAACTCCAAAGATTCtcagaacgagagagagagagagagagagaagtgctgTGCGTCATTAATATAGTCGAAAGAAGAGAGTGACAGACAACCTGACTTTGTCGTGTGCGGTGGGGCAACGAACGGATGGACGGCGTGGATACTTCGACCGATCGCCAGGAGATCCCTTGATGGGATACCGAGTCGGTACCGTCCAAAGAAGTAGACGAGCGTCGCCGGCGGAGACGGCACGCGGTGACGGCCCGCCAGGGAGAAGCCGGCGATGGCAAATACGGCAGGCGCTTCGATGACAGTTTTCGAAAAgttaaataagagagagagaacaaacttTGGTCGATAACGTCCCGTAACAGATCAAGATGAAATTATTACATTGAAATTGAGTCGATATCATAGAATTtaaataccaaaaaaaattataaaattgattaataaaactaaaaaatatattctcgaaccgaaatcatttttaaaccCTTAAAATCGAATTATCAATAAACTGATCACGCCAAGTCGATTTTGGATCAATTCGATTGGGCCACACACAAACTGGGCTCTTAGTAGCGTGGCCCGTTTCCGGCGCTCGACGGGCTCGTCGACACAAGCGCGCATCAAATTCCTCCGATCGGCTACCCCCTCGGGCGATATCCGTCTTGGAACGCCTAGCTTGTGCTTCCCTCGAGCCCACTAAGGTGCGAATTTTACCTCATCCTCATGCATTCCTTCTCGATCTTCTTCGCCGCCCCCGCTTGATTTGGATCTTTTTTCTAAACACATGGGAAATTCGACCTAGAATCCTCGATTCCACCATATGTTTGATTGGTTATTGTTTTCTGATATTGtcaatatgatttatattagTGTGAACTTTAAGGAGAAGGGGATCTGCGAATTGGTCGCTGAGATCCCTAAGTTGAGGTTTCATGTGCTAGTTGTTTTCGTGTTCGCCGAGATCCGGCGCCTACTTTTATAGGAAAAATGTGATACGAGGAAAACGTATAGTCAATTGACGTTGTACGATTTGGAGTTGACAATCGCATGATCTACTGATGTTATGTTGGCGATTTTGTTGGTTCTACTAAAATAACCGAGTTAAGGAAAAGAAGAATTGGTTTAGCATCTCCTATGAGAGTATCAAAATGATCTTACATCTCCTATACAACCTGCTTGCAGATGGCAGACATCTTCTCGATAGGTAAAATTTCATTTCTGAGATGTTTTTTTTGCTGAAAATGGCATTAAGAACTGAGAAATGCAATTACCAATACACTTGATAATAATAAGAAATTTGTGGTCCATTGAGTGACTGATGTGCGGATTTTTAGATGTTTAACCTACTTGGTTGTCCTCTGAGACAATACGGAGTAGCAACATACACTTTATGTGATCATGCTCGATTTCCATTTAGAACGTAGTGTATCATGGCCTCCGTTTTTGGAGTGTATCTCTCATTGTATTCTTAGAGGAGTTTCCCACTATATACACATGATTCAGCTTATTTCTAACATTACAATCTGCAGCAAATTTGTGCTGTCATTCCCGTGCCTCTTCAAAATCCAGTTGCTTGGTCTTGTTTGTTGTCGTCTTTAATTTGAAGTGCTTGACGGTTTTGAAAGTAGCTAGCCAAGATTTGCATGTATGAAGTAATAGAATATATGTTTTTTCTAACCAACAAGAGTTATAACAAAGGTTTTCGGCGCTCTTTGGTCTCTGCGAAACCGTCTTCTTGTCCCCCTACAATTTTCTGCTTTAGTGCTCGTGCAGCATCATTTTAACTGATTTAGTATTGCTATAAATGTTCAAACTGATCATCCTTGAGTCAAGGTCTTTTAGCATAGAGTCCTCATGTTATTGCCACTCAAGTTCTGAACAGATAATTAAAGCATCACTGAGTCTGGTCATGAGCAATCCAATTTAATGAATGCACCAACAATCGTATGCACATGCAAAAGACATGATACAAAATTCCTTTTGTTTTGTTTGGGTTCAGTGAACAGTCAGTCGATATGGTTGCTGGCGGTGCGCCACCCAGAGGAAGTGCAGCAGCAGCTGCTAACATGCGCAGGCGGAGGGCAGTAGGTGGTGGTGCGGCAGCAGCGGGTGGAGGTGCCAGTACCATGCTCCAGTTCTACACTGATGTTGCCACAGGGGCCAAGATGTCTCCCAATACTGTTCTCTTCATGAGTATCGGATTTAGTGCTGTGGTTGCTCTTCTGCATGTCGTTGGTAAGCTCTATTTTGTTCCTCGCTAGAGCTTCAGGCGTGCAGCGACTCTAATCTCAGTAAAAGTGTACTTTTTCCAAGCAAGCACCTTGTGAATGTACCCCTGTTAGATCATTTATCAGAtgtagacatgattcattttagcaGTTTAGTTTAGGATTAGCAGCTATTAGCATTATGAGAATTCTAGAATGTATGTAGTTCTACATGTATGTTAGTTTTAAGAGAGATCCAACCTGCAGCTCAGTGTTTAATTTGTAACAGATAAAATGATTGAACTGCATTATGCCTGAATTAAAATGCATATTTGATCGCATTGGGTTCAACATTCTGTCATGAGATCAATCAGAATAACACATTTTAATTAGGAAACGACTGATCGATGAGTCGTTTGTCTTCGTACAAAAAACTTATACAGAAATGGCATTGCTCAGAGGCTTTATCACATGTTTTGTTACGTCAATTCTTTATAGAAAACCAAAGATCACATATGCTTGGAGTAGCATGAAGCAGCAAACTGGTTGTGTCATCTGGGCAAAAGCTTATATTACAGATCAACTACAGGACTCAGGAAAAGAGTGTCCACATGGACAACCAAAATACATGAAAACTAACTATGCTAGTATTGCCGGAAAGTAAGATTAAGGCGGCCAGGCAGCATGCCAGTTTCTTCAATGAGCCATTTCGGCGCTGTCATTGGGATGATCGACGAAACCCCATGAAATATATGCCTAGATTTTCCACCGAATATTAGTACATCACCAGACTCAAGTTCAACTTCCTGAGCTTTGTTAATATCTCGTTGATCTCCATATAAAAATTTAGCCGTGTCTCCCAGTGAAAAAGAGACCACCGGTAATCCTCTTCGGAGACTCTCTTCGCGCTCATCTCTGTCCTGCACGTTAAAAGAACATCAGCATCTTCTGAATCGATTACTAAAACATTCATGCAAAAACATTACGATTTTGTCTATATGGTGGAAACATGTGCCTGCAGTTCTTTCATAGTGTCTATGATTAGAAACATAGTTTCAATCCGGTGCCTCCATCACATTCTTGGATAAAAACAGATAGTCCATAATGCTCTGGCAAATGTTTAGATGAAAACAAATAATCCAAGTATTAACCAGTTTAAGGGAAGTCCCAGCTAAATTCCGATGAACCTCAGAAAGCTACACTCAAAAGTTAAAAACCATTTTATACAAACAATAAAAACTTAGGTGCCATATTGTGGTTTGGAAGTAATCCACAAGATGGCACGGAAATACAGCATTAGAAAAAAAATCAGTGTTTTGCAAATAGAAATGTAGGATAATACCTGATGCAGACCAAGACGACCATTGTTATCGTAGAAATTCACAATGCAGAGATCTGGTGATATCTTTGGAACTTCAGATGCAGCATTAACACCATGAGATTGTGCATTCAAAAAGTCATGAGATGACTGAATGGCTC
Coding sequences:
- the LOC135592503 gene encoding protein transport protein Sec61 subunit beta-like, encoding MILHLLYNLLADGRHLLDSEQSVDMVAGGAPPRGSAAAAANMRRRRAVGGGAAAAGGGASTMLQFYTDVATGAKMSPNTVLFMSIGFSAVVALLHVVGKLYFVPR